TGCCTCACGTGAAATCATCTGGACTTTATGGGTCAAAACGTTATAGCCACTTTAAAGAATCCAATAAGACAGTCAAAAGATCTATGTCTGAAATGTGTTGTGTTCGCCAAGCAAAAGAACACAGAAGTGCTTTTCAAGAAATAACAGGACATAGGCGCAGTTTCACGTGTACGTACCTATCTTTATTCCACCTTTACCACCATATGTCCCTTTCAATTTTATTCTCATACCCTGACCAACATGCCAATTGTTTACTGCACGTTGAGTAACGTATAACCTTCTCTAAGAAGCTTATATCAGACTGACCGATGATCTTAGTGATCTTTGTGAGTGGGTTAACTTTTGGGTTTATGCTACGCAAGCTCAGTCAATAGTTAGCCACAACGCAGCACCataggcaaaaaagaaaacaatttatcCGTGTACGGTCTATGTATGCCCAGTTCCTGAGCTCGGATAGATGTTGCACGCATGATAAGCCTTCGGGTACACTGttgaggcatgcatgcatgcatgaatgtgGACGCATACGTTCTCATGAAGATGGCATTTGTGTGGTGCCGTGAAGTGCAGGCAGATATACGCATCCCGGTGGTTCTCatcaaaagaaaagggaaaaaaactCATCCGCTGAGGCGTTTAACTGGGTACTTTGACCGGTCCGTAACTGATCGAGGCTAGAGAGGGCTGACTTTGACCGCTTGGCTGGACACCTATCTACGCGGCTAAGCAAACGGATGGCGTATCCAGTTACACACGAAAACAAGAACGCAGCTTGTGCATTGATGTAATTAATCGAAATGCTCGTCGTTTGATAATCGTCTTTTTTCACTCCCGAAACGCCCCGGGCGCTAcacggtactccctccgtccggatttattAGGCCTCTTAGCAACACAAGTATGTCCCTTTTTATAAGGTCTTTTTTTGGAaagatgcatgcatgcaatcatttCATTGGTTGCATTTCATTAGTTGCATTGAAagtcattgttgttggtgccattgCTGAgaaattaatacacttcatgcgtgttttttcattggctgcatgcatgtgagaaagtGCATTGGGAGTGAAATGAAAGAATTAATTTTAGCAAATTACTAGGTGTCTTGGTCTAAGaaaagttgtctttaggcctaataaatccggacggaggtagtaccacaTAGATCCACGGAAGCGCCTGCTTCTTCGAAATTTTGTGAATTGGACGCCGCAAATTAGGGGAGCTTACGGGTATCCAAACCGACGCCACGGCCGCAATGTCTAATCCCAAAACGTTCTTCGCGCGAAGCGGTCGCTGCACATTCATGTCGGTCAGGCCACTCCAGATCGGACCGACTCCACGGGGCTTGATGCTTGCAACTGAACCAATGGGCGACACCATTTCAATACCGACATGGCGACCAAGAAGCCTACTTTCGTCGGTGCGCCGCATTGAAGCCGGTTGCCCATCTGTTTGCTTGGCCACGGCTATTTGCGCACGGCTCCGGCGCCATCCGCACCACACCGCACCACTCCTCTCTGCTCACCGTCTCTCATCTCCTCTCCGTCTCCACTCACCACACATCCTCACCTCTCCGCTGCCCTTTGTCTCCACTCACCAGACATCCTCACCTCTCCGCTCACCGTATGATGCCAAAGTCATGGTTCTTCAGGCCAGCAGGCGAACAGATACTCCGGTTTGGGagtcggtgttggagatgcccttagtactTTTGTTCAGGAGTCCTATTCCCGGTGCAAAGGCTAGAGGTTGGAGTTCCGATACATAGAATATCTCCAAGATTTGGGCATAAGCCCGGATGATTCCCGCGTGTAAGTTATACACGCCCACCTTGCCTTCGTGATCTTATATCAACCAATTGAAGATCTTTGTGAGATCTTAAACTAATCCATGGGTAACTGGTCTGAGGAAGGGGATCCACGGAACAAGAATAAGGTGCAGAATAATGATAGGATTATTGCTATACAGGTGTGGATGTAATCTAAGAATTGCTTGCGCTTGGCATCGATCTATCTACTCTAGTTGACAAATTCTCTAGCTAGATGTCCAGATCTCTTCGCTCTTGGATTGATCTCTTGTCGTCCTCAGACTGAGTATGGTCGCTGGGAAGCAATGACGCGATCAGCCTTTTCCCCCGACCGACCGATCGCCTCATGGCGATCTACACGAATATAACTCGTGGTCTACGCTTCTCCGGCTCGAGTTAACCAACCAGCCACGGAACAACGATGCATTTAAAGAACGGCGTGGATGGAGCTATGCGGATATGTTCTCCACTACGGGAGCAGGAGCGAGACTTGTTTTTACTAGCGCCACCTTTCACAGAGATACTAGCTAGATATGTGCCAATCTCCCTCAGTTAGCTGCTCAACTACACCTCTCCAAGACCGATCTTCGATCTTCGGTCAGCGTCAGTGGTGCCGGTGCCGGCCGTGTCACGGTTCCATACCTGCAGTCCGGTCGTGCGGAGCTGATCAATTCATTAATCAAAAATCAATGGGGAGAATTGATAGGACGGTGCAATACTCATCCGCGAACGAGCACACGTGTATGCATGCACGTACGTACGTAAGGAAGCAAGGTGCATGCATGAACATCTGGAGGAAGGCGACCCGGCCGGCCAGATCGATACGACCGACATGCATGCAGACGAAAATGGCGGCATGGATCCGAAGGAACGAGCGCGTACGTACGTGGCCGCACGTACGTGGAACCACCTGCCACggacacacgcgcacacacacataaaCCTGACGTGACAATGCAAGTTCACGCGTGATCGACCGATCGTCCCAACGACGACAGGGCGTATGACGTTCATGGAAGATTCCGCGATCCATGCCGATCTGCAGTGCGTATGCATGCATGTATGCTAGCTGCTGTGCTGgattcagggggggggggggggggggggggctcgcacAAGCAGATTATATGCATAAGATAGTCCGGAAGGGAAGAACGTGTACCTACACTCGCTGGTACAGTACGTACATAGATGGGGGCTGTGGGTCTACCGCACTTGTGATCGCGACGTCTTACTAGatcgatgcatatgcatgctcggATGCTCACAGCAACACGCCAAAAGCGGTCGATAACAAAAACAAGTGTTGACTCGCTGTCGATCGGCATTTGACAATTCTGGTGCGCCGGTGGATATTCTACCCATTTCTTCTACTGTTCTACTGTGTACCCCGCCAGGTGTTCTTAGTTTCTTATCCACAGAGTTTACATGGGAGGGCCTAGTCTTGACAGTTCACAAGTACTATGATTTCTTTCTAATACAACAGACCTTCGCATTCCTACCGATCTGTTTGATCCTGTCGAACTAATTGCCATCTGCATTGAACCTATAACTACTGTCCAACCAAAAGGCAAAATGGGAAGACACGGCCACACATGGACCATCTTTAAACCTAAGTGCATGGCTTAGTGTTTCGCGTAATCATCTAACAGATGCCAAGAGAACAACTCATGGTCTGGGGAACAGCCGGCCAATACATTGCTAGCTGGACATGCTTTTATCCTGAATGATGCTCACGGACAAGGGCCAGATTGAAAGTGTTAACCACTCTCAAAAGTTCAGAACACAACAGCTTACCCCCTGTGGCGTGTAGCACAGTCGTCGGAACATAACACCACAGCACACGAGAACAGATCTTGCGCAAGCTTGGAAGGATTTTTCTCCGTCAAAAAGAGAACACACTTGGAAGGATTCTGCggcaataattctcctccttcCAATTGTTTAAGTTCCTGCCTGGCAGCCTCCCGCGGCATTTCCGACGAAACCGCTATATAAAGCGAGCCGATCTCCCAACATAGCTCCCCGTACTTGTTGCagccatatcttgcgctagcttcTCTTCTCGCTTCCCTCCGCGTGCACCGCCATTGCCCTAGACTTGATCTAATAGGATCGATCGATACAGTAGCTGACAGTCTTCTAGTTACACCTTGGAGTCCATGGAAGCACTATGGGTTGTTGCCTTGGCCATGGCCGTAGCATTCATCCTGTGGGCGTACAGATGGAGCCACCCCAAGGCGAATGGCCGGCTGCCTCCGGGCTCCCTCGGCCTCCCTCTCCTCGGCGAGACCATGCAGTTCTTCGCCCCTAATCCTACCTGCGACGTCTCCCCCTTTGTCAAGGACAGGGTGAACAGGTAGGGTAGTTAACTAACCACGCAGCACCACTGTTATGCACCACGGTGCCAGCATCCAAACCCAATCAGTTCATGATCACATTGGACTGTTGGAGTAAGTATGCATGAGACTGAGCTTGCTCTGACATTGATTGGATGTGTGTTGCATAGGTACGGTACCATCTTCAAGACCAGCGTCGTCGGCCGAGCGGTGGTGGTGTCGGCCGACCCGGACCTTAACCACTACGTGTTCCAGCAGGAGGGCAAGCTGTTCGAGAGCTGGTACCCAGCCACCTTCACCGAGATTTTTGGCCGCGACAACGTCGGCTCCCTGCACGGGTTCATGTACAAGTACCTCAAGACCCTCGTGCTCCGCCTGTACGGCCAGGAGAACCTCCGGGCTGTGCTCCTCGGCGACACGGACACTGCCTGCCGCGCCACCCTCGCCTCCTGGGCTGGCCAGCCGAGCGTCGAGCTCAAGGACGGCCTCTCCACCGTAAGACACCATGCTCTATACATGAACTACGTGGTACTGCATTTAACATCATCAGATTAGCTAGAGATCATTGCTGATGTGCATCTCCTGTTTGTTACTTGTCCCAGATGATCTTTGACATTACCGCGAAGAAGCTGATCGGTTACGAGCCAACCAAGTCGTCCGAGAGCCTGAGGAAGAACTTCGTGGCCTTCATCCGGGGGCTTATCTCCTTCCCGGTGAACATCCCCGGCACCGCGTATCATGAGTGTATGAAGGTACGCACAAAGCCACAAAAGCTTCTTGGCCAGCGTACGTAGTGCACAAAACTGCACATGCGTGTCAAGTCAACATACGACCAGTCAAATGGCGGCTCTCACGGAACCCACTCCATTAATTAAGCTTCTCTCTTCTCTTCCTGGGACGCTTGACGGAGCTGCAATTGCATGTCTGTGCAGGGGAGAAGGAACGCCATGACCGTGCTCAAGAGGATGATGAGGGAGAGGCTGGCGGACGAGGGGAGGCAGCGTGAGGACTTCCTCGACGTGATGATCGAGGAGCTGAGGAGGGAGAAGCCTGTGCTCACCGAGACCGTGGCGCTGGACCTAATGTTCGTGCTCCTCTTCGCGAGCTTCGAGACGACTGCCTTGGCCCTCACGCTAGGCATCAGGCTCATTACCGAGAACCCGAGGGTGCTCGAGGTGTTAACGGTTAGTAGTTAGTATAAACTGCATGCGAATTTACGTCTATCGATCTCGATCGATGCTGTGTGCAGCGGCAAGAACTAGCTAGGCGAGCTACTTGTGCAAAATAACAATTGACGATATAATGCTCTTTGTGTGGTCAGGAGGAGCATGAGGCGATTGTTAGGGACAGGAAGGACCCGGATGCCGGCCTCACGTGGGCAGAGTACAAGTCCATGACCTTCACCTCTCAGGTGAGCCTAACCGGGACTACCTACCTAGCTAAGCTATGATGCAAATTGCACGGTTAAGAAATTGACTCGATGTAACAGTGACTAATGAGTGGCTGTCAGGGCTGCACTACGATAGTGGCAAAGTTGAGGAACCCTGACAGACCAAATGCGATTGTGCAAGTAGCTTGCTTTGTGTTCCCTACCTGGGTGACCAAATGCATAGTCCACGAGAGAGAAGATATATCGTACTAGTTTTATTATCTTAATAACAAAAAAGTAAAAGAAACGAGATCGAGGAAGAAATTAACGACACTAGACTACTTAGAGCCTCTGAAGGACCGATGAAACTGACACGCCCACCTCTGTGCATCCTTTGTTCATGAAGGTCACGTTGGAGATAGCAAGGATAGCCAACATCGTGCCCGGGATTTTTCGGAAGGCCTTGCAAGACATTGAATTCAAAGGTACATTGAGTGAGTGGTGGATTCCATGACATGTTTGAATAAAGATACTTTTTGGTTCATGGCGTGAGTTTAAGAAATCTAATGCTTTTTGCATTCTCCTCCTCTGGGTGCAGGCTACACTATTCCAGCAGGGTGGGCAGTCATGGTGTGCCCTCCAGCAGTGCATCTAAATCCCGAAATCTACGAGGACCCATTGGCGTTTAACCCATGGAGGTGGCAGGTTTGTGCTCGTTCATCTTTATTTATGCAAACTGAAACCAGCTCATTTCATCTTGGAAGCGAACTGAACCGTTAGGGTTGCGGTACGCGTGCTGAATCTAACTTCCGGCATGGCCCATCATCGACGGAGTGTCACCGTGGGTGGTAGGTAGCTTCAGGGTTTTGTTTGCTTAAACTTCCAAGGTTCAATTCCCAGTGCTATGCAAACGACTACAGCTATAAATCATACCCCAAGTTTGACCACTCTAATCAAAATATAAGCTACCATTTTTTATTAAAGCCAATAGCAATATTCATGCTACTCAGTCAATGACTCCATGCAATGCTTGACTCTCTGAATTTATCCCAAGTTGTAACTTATTACCAACTTGAAACGTTAAATAGAGTCTAGTAACTTGGAAGGATATATTAAAAGAGGAAGCCAAAGTGCACTTGGTGTAGTGGTTATCTAATTAGTCAGTATTAGGGTTGCCAGAGAACCGCATGGGACATTGGAAAAATGTACCAAAAtcatatatagtactccctctgtaaactaatataggaTTGTTTAGATCACTACGAGCTTACATTAGTTTACAGAGTATTTTACTGTATTTTCATGGGATCATGACTAGCTCGTAATGTACTCTAGCATGTTTGGGTTCTAGCTAGGACTCCAATTCGACAATTCATCAATGTGGCAAGTTGTGCTATTTCAATACCTGCTTATTTGGGAAGCAAATACAGAAGTCGAGTTTCTGTTAGTGTATACAGGGGATGAACCTGAAAGTTCAGTAACAATAAGCTCAGTCCTCTGTATTGTGCTACGTGATTAGTCCACTTGTGCGTGGTCAAGTCAGCTTCTAGAGCAGCATACTGTCAAATGATACTTAACCCTCACTGTTATGTTGATAAGGAACAGCCGAACAGGTAGGAATAAAGAAAAAGGATGCGGCCATGCTAGTGTCTCATAGCGGTAGAAGCAAATGGAAGCTAGATTAATATATATATCTGCTTACAGAAGCGTCCATGCACGCATGGCCTTCGTGAGCGAGAGTGCATATGAAAGTCatgtgttgtgtttacttttgggtCTAGAATCTTGACTCACCTATCTGTCTGAAGAAATAACACTTACGGGTTTTACTTGGACTGCAGGATAAGACGGAAATCACCGGTGGAACAAAGCATTTCATGGCGTTCGGTGGGGGTCTCAGGTTCTGCGTCGGAACCGACCTCAGCAAGGTCCTGATGGCGACCTTCATCCACTGCCTGGTGACAAAATACAGGTGCAGTTAGTCCCTTGTACACAGTCACATATGGACATTGTTTCACTATAAGCACTATGAAGGTGAAATCGGACTTTTCTAACCTTGAATTTCGTCATTTCAGATGGAAGACGGTAAAAGGAGGTAACATAATGCGTACCCCAGGGCTGAGCTTCCCAGATGGCTTTCACATTCAGCTCTTCCCTAAGAACTGACATCACATGTTTGTCGGCTCAATCTGGCTGTTTGCAGCAAAAAGTCAAGAAATAACTATGTAAATGTGGTATATGTAGATTGTAAAGCACTCCTTGAGGTCGTTTTAGGGCACCTTTTTGGCTCATTGTTACTCTGGTAGTAGTATTGTAGTCACACCACAGAAAAATTAGTCCTCTAGTCCAAGCAAGAGGTAATTGTTTTTTAAGGGGTTGTGTATTGAATTAGGTAACATTGTCATTGTTACAATCACGCAaggccagttccattccaaaacgCAGTTCGGCGCTGTCCCTTGCAACACTCCACCACACAACCCAAGCAAAAGGTAATTGTTGATTGTTTCCCATGATGGTAATTAGCGCCCACATGGTCTACGTGTCTACTCATATGTTGTCTGTCTCTTATATTTGCACCATTATTGCAAATGAAAGTGAATAGTTATATGTGTTTGGGTTTGTACTTGTACATGATTCTCAGCATCTGCTATATTTTTTAGAAAACGCTGAATACGACATTTCATTTTGTTGGAAACAATTTTCATTCCGAGCTCTTCTATTTCATTGTCATTGAATCCCATTGTTATTAGAATATTCATCGACAGATAAAATATCATTGACAAAACAATAAAAAGGAAATTTCAAACGAaacaattggggggggggggggggggggcactcttCTTCAGACTTTCTTTCTACGCTATTATGGATAGTGAAGTACTGAAAAAAAAAGATACAATGTAGGCATATGCCACAACATGAAACACTCACACAAGTGAAAAAGGTCAATGTTGATGAAACCACAACTGAGTTAACAGATACAACATTTAATGATCCCTCGAGGTGAGACAGAGGTGACATCAAACCTATCCGGTGCTGAGATGCAACTACTCCATCAACGAACTAAGCTATGTTCGGTTCTCACTTTTGGCATCTATTAAGCATTCCTTCCATTCCAAATTAATTGAAGTTATAGCTTTGTCATAAGTCAAACTTATTTAAGTCCGATCAATTACATAGAAAAATACGTTAATATATAGCACATCAAATTTATATAGTACGGAAATATAATTCATGATGAATATAATGATATTAATCTGATATTGTAAAATTTGTCAAATTagaatatttaaaaaaaacttaGAACAAAATTAGAACTTCAATTAATTTGGGACGAATAGGATACATAACTAGAATCTGACCGGGTGCTCCATGGTTTCTCCGTTGAAATTTCCCACTGTTGGGCCTGGGTACACGGATTTCTCCCTTCCAAAACTCCTAAAACTAGCCAGCTCTCCTGACACACGATGCGCACTCCCGTTGGCCATGGCGCTGCACCAGAGGCGCGCGCGTCCGCGGCTAGGGGAAGGAAATTGGCGGCAACAAGTTCGTAATAAAGATCGAATGTGCGATGCATCTCTCCGAAATCAAACAAGAGAAATCTACGTATTAAGTGCTTGCGTATCCATGCAGTGCTAATCGAAAGACTGACCTTACTGGCTGCGTCGAGATTCACTCCGGGGCATCTCCGTGCTTCCATGGCGGAAGAAAAATTCGAGTTGGTTTGCGGCGGGGAcgaggcggcggccgccgccgaccTTGCCCACGCTCGGCCA
Above is a window of Triticum aestivum cultivar Chinese Spring chromosome 6B, IWGSC CS RefSeq v2.1, whole genome shotgun sequence DNA encoding:
- the LOC123134290 gene encoding cytochrome P450 87A3-like → MEALWVVALAMAVAFILWAYRWSHPKANGRLPPGSLGLPLLGETMQFFAPNPTCDVSPFVKDRVNRYGTIFKTSVVGRAVVVSADPDLNHYVFQQEGKLFESWYPATFTEIFGRDNVGSLHGFMYKYLKTLVLRLYGQENLRAVLLGDTDTACRATLASWAGQPSVELKDGLSTMIFDITAKKLIGYEPTKSSESLRKNFVAFIRGLISFPVNIPGTAYHECMKGRRNAMTVLKRMMRERLADEGRQREDFLDVMIEELRREKPVLTETVALDLMFVLLFASFETTALALTLGIRLITENPRVLEVLTEEHEAIVRDRKDPDAGLTWAEYKSMTFTSQVTLEIARIANIVPGIFRKALQDIEFKGYTIPAGWAVMVCPPAVHLNPEIYEDPLAFNPWRWQDKTEITGGTKHFMAFGGGLRFCVGTDLSKVLMATFIHCLVTKYRWKTVKGGNIMRTPGLSFPDGFHIQLFPKN